The Liquorilactobacillus nagelii DSM 13675 DNA window CCACGATTGTTTGGCAGTTTTACAGCAGTCTCTCAGCAATTAAATAAGGTTGAATTGCCGACGGCAGCTAAACAAATCTTTGCTGAAACTACTCAATTTGCCAGTTGGGCACAGCGATTGCCCAATCAACAAATTATGCTTGATTTAAGTACAGCACCACCGCAAGATTATTACACTGGTTTAACTTTTAAAGTGTTTATGAAAAATATTTCGGATTATCTGTTTAGTGGTGGCCGTTATGATCAATTGCTTAAAAATTTTCAATCTCAATTAGAACCAGCTGTTGGAATGGGAATTGATATAGATTTATTAGTTGATCTGGAAACCTTGATTACTCGAAATAAAAAACATGATTTACTGTTTTTTGAACCAGATCAATTAGCAACAGTTGCTCAAATTTTTCAAAAATATCCCGAATTAGAGTTGAGCTTAGCTGATGATTTACGCCATGCTCAGCGAAATGCGAGAAATTTACAAGTTAAGCTGTATCGCTTAAATGCAAAAGGAGAGTTGGAAGATGTCACTTAAAATTGCTTTGACTAAAGGGAGGGTAGAACATCAGGTACTACCACTATTGGAGGCGGCTGGGATCAATTGTTCATTGTTAAAAGAAAAAAATCGCAAGTTGATTATTAATACTGCCAACGGTGAGTTTCAATTTATCTTAGCCAAAGGACCAGATGTTACTACTTATTTGAATGCTGGTGCGGTTGATATTGGAATTGTTGGAAGTGATATCTTGACTGAGCAGCGCAATCAACAAGCAGAGTTGTTAGATCTTAAAGTTGGACAATGTCAATTTGTTTTAGCTTCAACTAATAATTTTAATTTTAATCAACCGGGACGTAAGGTAATTGGGACTAAGTATCCATTAATTACTCAACGTTATTTTGAAAAACTTGGACGCGACGTTGAAATCATCAAAATTGAAGGCTCAGTTGAACTAGCCCCCCTAATTGGTTTAGCAGATGCAATTATTGATATTACAGAAACTGGCAGTACTTTACGCGAAAATAATTTATACGTTTATGACTATTTGGACTTAGTATCAACTAGATTAGTAGCAAATCGAATGTCTTTGAAGCAGCATGCAACTGAGATCTTTTCACTTGTTGATCGGTTAATGTCAGTAGTACAAGATTTAAATCAATCTGGAAATCAAGGGAGTCGAATTAAATGAAAATCTATCAAGAATCTTTAGCAAAAATGAAACAAATTGTAAAAAATTATACTCAGCAGACATCAGATTTTACAATTGAACGGCAAGTAAGTGAAATAATTGAAAATGTTCGTCAAAAAAAAGATCAAGCATTGCGGGAATATGAGTTGAAATTTGATCGAACATCAATTGAAGATTTCATTGTCCCTACAGCGGAGATTCAACAAGCCTTGCAAAAAATTTCTCCCGAATTGCGTCAGGCACTGGAGCATGCCAAAAAGAATATTATTAGTTTTCATGAAAAAGAATTAACATCAGGTTTCATTGACACGAGTGTTGC harbors:
- the hisG gene encoding ATP phosphoribosyltransferase, translating into MSLKIALTKGRVEHQVLPLLEAAGINCSLLKEKNRKLIINTANGEFQFILAKGPDVTTYLNAGAVDIGIVGSDILTEQRNQQAELLDLKVGQCQFVLASTNNFNFNQPGRKVIGTKYPLITQRYFEKLGRDVEIIKIEGSVELAPLIGLADAIIDITETGSTLRENNLYVYDYLDLVSTRLVANRMSLKQHATEIFSLVDRLMSVVQDLNQSGNQGSRIK